In a single window of the Xiphophorus couchianus chromosome 10, X_couchianus-1.0, whole genome shotgun sequence genome:
- the eme1 gene encoding crossover junction endonuclease EME1 isoform X1 translates to MIDSPQREDLRSSSDSDEELPVFDFLQPRPSTDVASQKAPKKPEVNNFNGKAAAFSSSVLGKGGSADVMMISSDSDDDVAYVPLAQRLKLRQDSAVLTERNQKGSSESEHLLTLHKERRSTPEEADDLPLRHLSASETGDVSPTRTKATKRSAEEIRASREEALRRRQARERQQQDREALKQEQERQKAERRALVEAAKALRPEECIRHMVVAVDPALLQLEGGGTLLASVQALGCSCAIEKQPLPRSVTWARQAPSAQQNDAARAPEPHVVMQMTVEDFVTLIHNYIQEERHSGPACSPTLTSWVREQQRRHPDKRLSLAVVELESYFRARKSQSQKRLRAAVAGEEAGGGKEKKKRRNGHAEKLPEVSRVEVEEAVVHLQLHTGVSVRFLSTWKEFSDHITMTTKAVAEAPFKRAREQTGFSFYLESDWAGGQRVDKAGKGLLQAWKRQIQQFNRVSSDVAAAILAAYPSPQLLKKAYSQCRTENEKLSLLSDLLIRRGEGVTSTTRRVGPELSKRLFLLMHSRDPEQNLDASL, encoded by the exons ATGAT TGATTCCCCTCAACGTGAGGATCTGAGAAGCAGCAGTGACTCAGATGAGGAGCTGCCTGTGTTTGATTTCCTCCAGCCTCGTCCAAGCACCGATGTAGCCTCCCAGAAAGCCCCAAAGAAACCAGAGGTGAACAACTTCAATGGTAAAGCTGCGGCCTTCTCCAGTTCGGTTCTCGGTAAGGGTGGATCGGCTGATGTCATGATGATAAGCAGCGATTCTGACGACGACGTGGCGTACGTGCCCCTGGCACAGAGGCTGAAATTGAGACAGGACAGCGCCGTCCTCACCGAAAGAAATCAAAAAGGCTCTTCAGAGTCAGAGCATCTCCTCACATTGCATAAGGAGAGAAGGTCGACCCCAGAGGAAGCGGATGACCTACCCCTCAGACATCTCTCCGCATCCGAGACCGGAGACGTGTCTCCTACCAGGACGAAAGCCACAAAAAGGTCGGCGGAGGAGATCCGGGCCTCCAGGGAGGAGGCTCTGAGGAGACGGCAGGCCAGAGAGAGACAGCAGCAGGACAGGGAGGCGCTCAAGCAGGAACAAGAGAGGCAGAAAGCGGAGAGAAGAGCTCTGGTTGAGGCTGCCAAAGCCCTGAGGCCAGAGGAGTGCATCAGGCATATGGTTGTAGCTGTTGATCCAg cTCTGTTGCAGCTGGAAGGAGGGGGAACTCTGCTGGCGTCTGTGCAGGCTCTGGGTTGTAGCTGCGCCATAGAGAAACAGCCGCTGCCCCGCAGCGTGACCTGGGCCAGGCAGGCTCCGAGCGCACAG CAGAACGATGCGGCGCGCGCTCCAGAGCCCCACGTGGTGATGCAGATGACGGTGGAAGACTTCGTCACTCTGATTCACAACTACATCCAA GAGGAGAGGCACAGCGGGCCAGCCTGCAGCCCCACCCTCACATCGTGGGTCCGGGAGCAGCAGAGGCGTCACCCCGACAAACGGCTCAGTTTGGCAGTCGTCGAGCTGGAGAGCTATTTCAG GGCCCGAAAGTCTCAGAGCCAGAAGAGGCTCAGAGCGGCTGTGGCTGGGGAagaggcaggaggaggaaaagagaagaaaaaacggAGGAACGGTCACGCCGAGAAGCTGCCGGAGGTGTCCAGAGTTGAAGTGGAGGAG GCTGTGGTCCACCTCCAGCTTCACACCGGCGTCTCCGTCCGCTTCTTATCTACCTGGAAGGAGTTCTCCGACCACATCACCATGACGACCAAAGCGGTCGCCGAGGCCCCTTTCAA GCGAGCGCGAGAGCAGACCGGCTTCTCCTTTTACCTGGAGAGCGATTGGGCGGGAGGCCAGCGGGTGGACAAAGCTGGGAAGGGCCTGCTGCAGGCGTGGAAGAGACAGATCCAGCAGTTCAACAGAGTGAGCTCAGACGTGGCGGCTGCCATCTTGGCAGCTTATCCTTCCCCGCAGCTGCTCAAGAAG GCTTACAGCCAGTGCAGGACCGAGAACGAGAAGCTCTCTCTTCTGTCTGACCTTCTGATCCGCAGAGGAGAAGGCGTCACCTCCACAACCCGACGGGTCGGTCCGGAGCTTTCCAAACGTCTTTTCCTCCTGATGCACTCCCGTGATCCCGAGCAGAATCTGGACGCCAGCCTTTAA
- the eme1 gene encoding crossover junction endonuclease EME1 isoform X4, with the protein MMISSDSDDDVAYVPLAQRLKLRQDSAVLTERNQKGSSESEHLLTLHKERRSTPEEADDLPLRHLSASETGDVSPTRTKATKRSAEEIRASREEALRRRQARERQQQDREALKQEQERQKAERRALVEAAKALRPEECIRHMVVAVDPALLQLEGGGTLLASVQALGCSCAIEKQPLPRSVTWARQAPSAQQNDAARAPEPHVVMQMTVEDFVTLIHNYIQEERHSGPACSPTLTSWVREQQRRHPDKRLSLAVVELESYFRARKSQSQKRLRAAVAGEEAGGGKEKKKRRNGHAEKLPEVSRVEVEEAVVHLQLHTGVSVRFLSTWKEFSDHITMTTKAVAEAPFKRAREQTGFSFYLESDWAGGQRVDKAGKGLLQAWKRQIQQFNRVSSDVAAAILAAYPSPQLLKKAYSQCRTENEKLSLLSDLLIRRGEGVTSTTRRVGPELSKRLFLLMHSRDPEQNLDASL; encoded by the exons ATGATGATAAGCAGCGATTCTGACGACGACGTGGCGTACGTGCCCCTGGCACAGAGGCTGAAATTGAGACAGGACAGCGCCGTCCTCACCGAAAGAAATCAAAAAGGCTCTTCAGAGTCAGAGCATCTCCTCACATTGCATAAGGAGAGAAGGTCGACCCCAGAGGAAGCGGATGACCTACCCCTCAGACATCTCTCCGCATCCGAGACCGGAGACGTGTCTCCTACCAGGACGAAAGCCACAAAAAGGTCGGCGGAGGAGATCCGGGCCTCCAGGGAGGAGGCTCTGAGGAGACGGCAGGCCAGAGAGAGACAGCAGCAGGACAGGGAGGCGCTCAAGCAGGAACAAGAGAGGCAGAAAGCGGAGAGAAGAGCTCTGGTTGAGGCTGCCAAAGCCCTGAGGCCAGAGGAGTGCATCAGGCATATGGTTGTAGCTGTTGATCCAg cTCTGTTGCAGCTGGAAGGAGGGGGAACTCTGCTGGCGTCTGTGCAGGCTCTGGGTTGTAGCTGCGCCATAGAGAAACAGCCGCTGCCCCGCAGCGTGACCTGGGCCAGGCAGGCTCCGAGCGCACAG CAGAACGATGCGGCGCGCGCTCCAGAGCCCCACGTGGTGATGCAGATGACGGTGGAAGACTTCGTCACTCTGATTCACAACTACATCCAA GAGGAGAGGCACAGCGGGCCAGCCTGCAGCCCCACCCTCACATCGTGGGTCCGGGAGCAGCAGAGGCGTCACCCCGACAAACGGCTCAGTTTGGCAGTCGTCGAGCTGGAGAGCTATTTCAG GGCCCGAAAGTCTCAGAGCCAGAAGAGGCTCAGAGCGGCTGTGGCTGGGGAagaggcaggaggaggaaaagagaagaaaaaacggAGGAACGGTCACGCCGAGAAGCTGCCGGAGGTGTCCAGAGTTGAAGTGGAGGAG GCTGTGGTCCACCTCCAGCTTCACACCGGCGTCTCCGTCCGCTTCTTATCTACCTGGAAGGAGTTCTCCGACCACATCACCATGACGACCAAAGCGGTCGCCGAGGCCCCTTTCAA GCGAGCGCGAGAGCAGACCGGCTTCTCCTTTTACCTGGAGAGCGATTGGGCGGGAGGCCAGCGGGTGGACAAAGCTGGGAAGGGCCTGCTGCAGGCGTGGAAGAGACAGATCCAGCAGTTCAACAGAGTGAGCTCAGACGTGGCGGCTGCCATCTTGGCAGCTTATCCTTCCCCGCAGCTGCTCAAGAAG GCTTACAGCCAGTGCAGGACCGAGAACGAGAAGCTCTCTCTTCTGTCTGACCTTCTGATCCGCAGAGGAGAAGGCGTCACCTCCACAACCCGACGGGTCGGTCCGGAGCTTTCCAAACGTCTTTTCCTCCTGATGCACTCCCGTGATCCCGAGCAGAATCTGGACGCCAGCCTTTAA
- the eme1 gene encoding crossover junction endonuclease EME1 isoform X2, with translation MIDSPQREDLRSSSDSDEELPVFDFLQPRPSTDVASQKAPKKPEVNNFNGKAAAFSSSVLGKGGSADVMMISSDSDDDVAYVPLAQRLKLRQDSAVLTERNQKGSSESEHLLTLHKERRSTPEEADDLPLRHLSASETGDVSPTRTKATKRSAEEIRASREEALRRRQARERQQQDREALKQEQERQKAERRALVEAAKALRPEECIRHMVVAVDPALLQLEGGGTLLASVQALGCSCAIEKQPLPRSVTWARQAPSAQNDAARAPEPHVVMQMTVEDFVTLIHNYIQEERHSGPACSPTLTSWVREQQRRHPDKRLSLAVVELESYFRARKSQSQKRLRAAVAGEEAGGGKEKKKRRNGHAEKLPEVSRVEVEEAVVHLQLHTGVSVRFLSTWKEFSDHITMTTKAVAEAPFKRAREQTGFSFYLESDWAGGQRVDKAGKGLLQAWKRQIQQFNRVSSDVAAAILAAYPSPQLLKKAYSQCRTENEKLSLLSDLLIRRGEGVTSTTRRVGPELSKRLFLLMHSRDPEQNLDASL, from the exons ATGAT TGATTCCCCTCAACGTGAGGATCTGAGAAGCAGCAGTGACTCAGATGAGGAGCTGCCTGTGTTTGATTTCCTCCAGCCTCGTCCAAGCACCGATGTAGCCTCCCAGAAAGCCCCAAAGAAACCAGAGGTGAACAACTTCAATGGTAAAGCTGCGGCCTTCTCCAGTTCGGTTCTCGGTAAGGGTGGATCGGCTGATGTCATGATGATAAGCAGCGATTCTGACGACGACGTGGCGTACGTGCCCCTGGCACAGAGGCTGAAATTGAGACAGGACAGCGCCGTCCTCACCGAAAGAAATCAAAAAGGCTCTTCAGAGTCAGAGCATCTCCTCACATTGCATAAGGAGAGAAGGTCGACCCCAGAGGAAGCGGATGACCTACCCCTCAGACATCTCTCCGCATCCGAGACCGGAGACGTGTCTCCTACCAGGACGAAAGCCACAAAAAGGTCGGCGGAGGAGATCCGGGCCTCCAGGGAGGAGGCTCTGAGGAGACGGCAGGCCAGAGAGAGACAGCAGCAGGACAGGGAGGCGCTCAAGCAGGAACAAGAGAGGCAGAAAGCGGAGAGAAGAGCTCTGGTTGAGGCTGCCAAAGCCCTGAGGCCAGAGGAGTGCATCAGGCATATGGTTGTAGCTGTTGATCCAg cTCTGTTGCAGCTGGAAGGAGGGGGAACTCTGCTGGCGTCTGTGCAGGCTCTGGGTTGTAGCTGCGCCATAGAGAAACAGCCGCTGCCCCGCAGCGTGACCTGGGCCAGGCAGGCTCCGAGCGCACAG AACGATGCGGCGCGCGCTCCAGAGCCCCACGTGGTGATGCAGATGACGGTGGAAGACTTCGTCACTCTGATTCACAACTACATCCAA GAGGAGAGGCACAGCGGGCCAGCCTGCAGCCCCACCCTCACATCGTGGGTCCGGGAGCAGCAGAGGCGTCACCCCGACAAACGGCTCAGTTTGGCAGTCGTCGAGCTGGAGAGCTATTTCAG GGCCCGAAAGTCTCAGAGCCAGAAGAGGCTCAGAGCGGCTGTGGCTGGGGAagaggcaggaggaggaaaagagaagaaaaaacggAGGAACGGTCACGCCGAGAAGCTGCCGGAGGTGTCCAGAGTTGAAGTGGAGGAG GCTGTGGTCCACCTCCAGCTTCACACCGGCGTCTCCGTCCGCTTCTTATCTACCTGGAAGGAGTTCTCCGACCACATCACCATGACGACCAAAGCGGTCGCCGAGGCCCCTTTCAA GCGAGCGCGAGAGCAGACCGGCTTCTCCTTTTACCTGGAGAGCGATTGGGCGGGAGGCCAGCGGGTGGACAAAGCTGGGAAGGGCCTGCTGCAGGCGTGGAAGAGACAGATCCAGCAGTTCAACAGAGTGAGCTCAGACGTGGCGGCTGCCATCTTGGCAGCTTATCCTTCCCCGCAGCTGCTCAAGAAG GCTTACAGCCAGTGCAGGACCGAGAACGAGAAGCTCTCTCTTCTGTCTGACCTTCTGATCCGCAGAGGAGAAGGCGTCACCTCCACAACCCGACGGGTCGGTCCGGAGCTTTCCAAACGTCTTTTCCTCCTGATGCACTCCCGTGATCCCGAGCAGAATCTGGACGCCAGCCTTTAA
- the eme1 gene encoding crossover junction endonuclease EME1 isoform X3: MIDSPQREDLRSSSDSDEELPVFDFLQPRPSTDVASQKAPKKPEVNNFNGKAAAFSSSVLGKGGSADVMMISSDSDDDVAYVPLAQRLKLRQDSAVLTERNQKGSSESEHLLTLHKERRSTPEEADDLPLRHLSASETGDVSPTRTKATKRSAEEIRASREEALRRRQARERQQQDREALKQEQERQKAERRALVEAAKALRPEECIRHMVVAVDPALLQLEGGGTLLASVQALGCSCAIEKQPLPRSVTWARQAPSAQQNDAARAPEPHVVMQMTVEDFVTLIHNYIQEERHSGPACSPTLTSWVREQQRRHPDKRLSLAVVELESYFRARKSQSQKRLRAAVAGEEAGGGKEKKKRRNGHAEKLPEVSRVEVEEKEIRHSFYYLHRSSCKIPSGCGPPPASHRRLRPLLIYLEGVLRPHHHDDQSGRRGPFQASARADRLLLLPGERLGGRPAGGQSWEGPAAGVEETDPAVQQSELRRGGCHLGSLSFPAAAQEGLQPVQDREREALSSV, from the exons ATGAT TGATTCCCCTCAACGTGAGGATCTGAGAAGCAGCAGTGACTCAGATGAGGAGCTGCCTGTGTTTGATTTCCTCCAGCCTCGTCCAAGCACCGATGTAGCCTCCCAGAAAGCCCCAAAGAAACCAGAGGTGAACAACTTCAATGGTAAAGCTGCGGCCTTCTCCAGTTCGGTTCTCGGTAAGGGTGGATCGGCTGATGTCATGATGATAAGCAGCGATTCTGACGACGACGTGGCGTACGTGCCCCTGGCACAGAGGCTGAAATTGAGACAGGACAGCGCCGTCCTCACCGAAAGAAATCAAAAAGGCTCTTCAGAGTCAGAGCATCTCCTCACATTGCATAAGGAGAGAAGGTCGACCCCAGAGGAAGCGGATGACCTACCCCTCAGACATCTCTCCGCATCCGAGACCGGAGACGTGTCTCCTACCAGGACGAAAGCCACAAAAAGGTCGGCGGAGGAGATCCGGGCCTCCAGGGAGGAGGCTCTGAGGAGACGGCAGGCCAGAGAGAGACAGCAGCAGGACAGGGAGGCGCTCAAGCAGGAACAAGAGAGGCAGAAAGCGGAGAGAAGAGCTCTGGTTGAGGCTGCCAAAGCCCTGAGGCCAGAGGAGTGCATCAGGCATATGGTTGTAGCTGTTGATCCAg cTCTGTTGCAGCTGGAAGGAGGGGGAACTCTGCTGGCGTCTGTGCAGGCTCTGGGTTGTAGCTGCGCCATAGAGAAACAGCCGCTGCCCCGCAGCGTGACCTGGGCCAGGCAGGCTCCGAGCGCACAG CAGAACGATGCGGCGCGCGCTCCAGAGCCCCACGTGGTGATGCAGATGACGGTGGAAGACTTCGTCACTCTGATTCACAACTACATCCAA GAGGAGAGGCACAGCGGGCCAGCCTGCAGCCCCACCCTCACATCGTGGGTCCGGGAGCAGCAGAGGCGTCACCCCGACAAACGGCTCAGTTTGGCAGTCGTCGAGCTGGAGAGCTATTTCAG GGCCCGAAAGTCTCAGAGCCAGAAGAGGCTCAGAGCGGCTGTGGCTGGGGAagaggcaggaggaggaaaagagaagaaaaaacggAGGAACGGTCACGCCGAGAAGCTGCCGGAGGTGTCCAGAGTTGAAGTGGAGGAG AAGGAAATTAGGCATTCGTTTTACTATCTTCACCGATCCTCGTGCAAAATCCCATCAGGCTGTGGTCCACCTCCAGCTTCACACCGGCGTCTCCGTCCGCTTCTTATCTACCTGGAAGGAGTTCTCCGACCACATCACCATGACGACCAAAGCGGTCGCCGAGGCCCCTTTCAA GCGAGCGCGAGAGCAGACCGGCTTCTCCTTTTACCTGGAGAGCGATTGGGCGGGAGGCCAGCGGGTGGACAAAGCTGGGAAGGGCCTGCTGCAGGCGTGGAAGAGACAGATCCAGCAGTTCAACAGAGTGAGCTCAGACGTGGCGGCTGCCATCTTGGCAGCTTATCCTTCCCCGCAGCTGCTCAAGAAG GCTTACAGCCAGTGCAGGACCGAGAACGAGAAGCTCTCTCTTCTGTCTGA
- the mrpl27 gene encoding large ribosomal subunit protein bL27m translates to MTRFKMAALASLMLKSRAGLLVSSESYLLDAVRFASKKAGGSSKNLGGKSPGRRFGFKKVDGNFVHAGNILATQRKLRYHPGAHVGLGTNNTLFALEDGHVRFTKEVYIPPPRNPEVTRVITKLPKGAVLYKTFINVMPVKQEGKFKLVDLV, encoded by the exons ATGACACGATTCAAAATGGCGGCGCTGGCGTCCTTGATGCTGAAGTCCAGAGCAG GTCTTCTGGTTTCCAGTGAGTCCTATTTGCTGGACGCGGTGAGGTTTGCGTCCAAGAAGGCCGGAGGCAGCTCAAAGAACCTCGGAGGGAAGAGCCCCGGCCGGAGGTTTGGTTTTAAGAAAGTGGATG GTAACTTTGTACATGCTGGGAACATCCTTGCAACACAGAGGAAGTTGAGGTATCACCCTGGAGCACAT GTTGGCCTGGGAACCAACAACACCCTCTTCGCACTGGAGGACGGCCACGTCAGGTTCACCAAGGAGGTCTACATCCCACCGCCCCGAAACCCCGAGGTCACCCGCGTCATCACCAAGCTGCCTAAAGGAGCCGTGCTCTACAAGACCTTCATCAACGTGATGCCAGTGAAACAGGAGGGCAAATTCAAACTAGTGGACCTGGTCTGA
- the LOC114151911 gene encoding uncharacterized protein LOC114151911 isoform X4, with protein sequence MDPFLLTVILGSVILLLVVVLYRKDLLCCRLRPCRTQEYANDLPQYSSRHSLFGIAHRGHNAALNQRAMGSQLPGTLFIIGKPNDYHLSGPQPRLPSYESVRKKDRQRQIHGMIARRIGLDSSHDEPPPTYEEIFYSNPQASPTNVHLSINASHSREETRGTAAQSYASVSPMGKEDPRCQDMPTGSANRTAV encoded by the exons ATGGATCCGTTCCTGCTGACTGTCATCTTGGGTTCAG TGAtactgctgctggtggtggtgctCTACAGAAAGGATCTACTCTGCTGCAGACTCAGGCCCTGCAGGACACAGGAATATGCA AATGACCTGCCCCAGTACAGCAGCAGACATTCTCTCTTTGGCATCGCCCACCGTGGGCACAATGCCGCCTTGAATCAGCGAGCGATGGGATCACAG CTTCCTGGAACGCTGTTTATCATCGGAAAGCCAAACGACTACCACCTGTCGGGCCCGCAGCCACGACTGCCATCTTACGAAAGCGTGCGGAAGAAGGACCGCCAAAGACAGATCCACGGCATGATCGCTCGGCGCATTGGCCTGGATAGCAGTCACGATGAG CCGCCACCAACATACgaggaaatattttattctaatcCACAAGCTTCTCCAACCAACGTTCACCTGTCCATAAACGCCTCACACTCGCGTGAAGAAACACGTGGCACAGCGGCGCAGAGTTACGCCTCTGTCTCCCCGATGGGCAAAGAAGACCCCCGCTGCCAAGACATGCCCACTGGTTCTGCTAACCGAACGGCCGTTTGA
- the LOC114151911 gene encoding uncharacterized protein LOC114151911 isoform X3, with product MDPFLLTVILGSVFCLVILLLVVVLYRKDLLCCRLRPCRTQEYANDLPQYSSRHSLFGIAHRGHNAALNQRAMGSQLPGTLFIIGKPNDYHLSGPQPRLPSYESVRKKDRQRQIHGMIARRIGLDSSHDEPPPTYEEIFYSNPQASPTNVHLSINASHSREETRGTAAQSYASVSPMGKEDPRCQDMPTGSANRTAV from the exons ATGGATCCGTTCCTGCTGACTGTCATCTTGGGTTCAG TCTTCTGTTTAGTGAtactgctgctggtggtggtgctCTACAGAAAGGATCTACTCTGCTGCAGACTCAGGCCCTGCAGGACACAGGAATATGCA AATGACCTGCCCCAGTACAGCAGCAGACATTCTCTCTTTGGCATCGCCCACCGTGGGCACAATGCCGCCTTGAATCAGCGAGCGATGGGATCACAG CTTCCTGGAACGCTGTTTATCATCGGAAAGCCAAACGACTACCACCTGTCGGGCCCGCAGCCACGACTGCCATCTTACGAAAGCGTGCGGAAGAAGGACCGCCAAAGACAGATCCACGGCATGATCGCTCGGCGCATTGGCCTGGATAGCAGTCACGATGAG CCGCCACCAACATACgaggaaatattttattctaatcCACAAGCTTCTCCAACCAACGTTCACCTGTCCATAAACGCCTCACACTCGCGTGAAGAAACACGTGGCACAGCGGCGCAGAGTTACGCCTCTGTCTCCCCGATGGGCAAAGAAGACCCCCGCTGCCAAGACATGCCCACTGGTTCTGCTAACCGAACGGCCGTTTGA
- the LOC114151911 gene encoding uncharacterized protein LOC114151911 isoform X2, whose product MDPFLLTVILGSGSCAVFCLVILLLVVVLYRKDLLCCRLRPCRTQEYANDLPQYSSRHSLFGIAHRGHNAALNQRAMGSQLPGTLFIIGKPNDYHLSGPQPRLPSYESVRKKDRQRQIHGMIARRIGLDSSHDEPPPTYEEIFYSNPQASPTNVHLSINASHSREETRGTAAQSYASVSPMGKEDPRCQDMPTGSANRTAV is encoded by the exons ATGGATCCGTTCCTGCTGACTGTCATCTTGGGTTCAG GGTCATGTGCAGTCTTCTGTTTAGTGAtactgctgctggtggtggtgctCTACAGAAAGGATCTACTCTGCTGCAGACTCAGGCCCTGCAGGACACAGGAATATGCA AATGACCTGCCCCAGTACAGCAGCAGACATTCTCTCTTTGGCATCGCCCACCGTGGGCACAATGCCGCCTTGAATCAGCGAGCGATGGGATCACAG CTTCCTGGAACGCTGTTTATCATCGGAAAGCCAAACGACTACCACCTGTCGGGCCCGCAGCCACGACTGCCATCTTACGAAAGCGTGCGGAAGAAGGACCGCCAAAGACAGATCCACGGCATGATCGCTCGGCGCATTGGCCTGGATAGCAGTCACGATGAG CCGCCACCAACATACgaggaaatattttattctaatcCACAAGCTTCTCCAACCAACGTTCACCTGTCCATAAACGCCTCACACTCGCGTGAAGAAACACGTGGCACAGCGGCGCAGAGTTACGCCTCTGTCTCCCCGATGGGCAAAGAAGACCCCCGCTGCCAAGACATGCCCACTGGTTCTGCTAACCGAACGGCCGTTTGA
- the LOC114151911 gene encoding uncharacterized protein LOC114151911 isoform X1 gives MWIVFSSSFCLSAEDVSLRFSLTSGSCAVFCLVILLLVVVLYRKDLLCCRLRPCRTQEYANDLPQYSSRHSLFGIAHRGHNAALNQRAMGSQLPGTLFIIGKPNDYHLSGPQPRLPSYESVRKKDRQRQIHGMIARRIGLDSSHDEPPPTYEEIFYSNPQASPTNVHLSINASHSREETRGTAAQSYASVSPMGKEDPRCQDMPTGSANRTAV, from the exons ATGTGGATTGTGTTTTCCtcatctttctgtctttctgctgAAGATGTTTCATTGCGTTTCTCCTTAACCTCAGGGTCATGTGCAGTCTTCTGTTTAGTGAtactgctgctggtggtggtgctCTACAGAAAGGATCTACTCTGCTGCAGACTCAGGCCCTGCAGGACACAGGAATATGCA AATGACCTGCCCCAGTACAGCAGCAGACATTCTCTCTTTGGCATCGCCCACCGTGGGCACAATGCCGCCTTGAATCAGCGAGCGATGGGATCACAG CTTCCTGGAACGCTGTTTATCATCGGAAAGCCAAACGACTACCACCTGTCGGGCCCGCAGCCACGACTGCCATCTTACGAAAGCGTGCGGAAGAAGGACCGCCAAAGACAGATCCACGGCATGATCGCTCGGCGCATTGGCCTGGATAGCAGTCACGATGAG CCGCCACCAACATACgaggaaatattttattctaatcCACAAGCTTCTCCAACCAACGTTCACCTGTCCATAAACGCCTCACACTCGCGTGAAGAAACACGTGGCACAGCGGCGCAGAGTTACGCCTCTGTCTCCCCGATGGGCAAAGAAGACCCCCGCTGCCAAGACATGCCCACTGGTTCTGCTAACCGAACGGCCGTTTGA